A section of the Methanocaldococcus sp. FS406-22 genome encodes:
- the fsa gene encoding fructose-6-phosphate aldolase: MKFFLDTANVEEIKKYAELGLVDGVTTNPTLVAKEGRDFYEVVKEICQIVDGPVSAEVISTDAEGMVKEARELAKLADNIVIKIPMTKDGMKAVKILSAEGIKTNVTLVFSPLQALLAAKAGATYVSPFVGRLDDIGHVGMKLVEDVVKIYRNYDIKTEVIVASIRHPWHVLEAAKIGADIATMPPAVMDKLFNHPLTDIGLERFLKDWDEYLKSRK; the protein is encoded by the coding sequence ATGAAATTCTTCTTAGACACAGCAAACGTTGAAGAGATTAAAAAGTATGCAGAACTCGGCTTAGTTGATGGAGTTACAACAAACCCAACATTGGTGGCTAAGGAAGGAAGAGATTTCTACGAGGTTGTTAAAGAAATCTGCCAAATCGTTGACGGTCCAGTAAGTGCTGAGGTTATATCAACAGATGCAGAAGGAATGGTCAAAGAAGCGAGAGAGTTAGCCAAATTGGCTGACAACATAGTTATAAAAATCCCAATGACAAAAGATGGAATGAAGGCAGTTAAAATACTCTCAGCTGAAGGTATAAAGACAAATGTAACTTTGGTCTTTTCACCATTACAAGCATTATTAGCCGCTAAAGCAGGAGCTACCTATGTATCTCCATTCGTTGGAAGATTGGATGATATTGGACATGTTGGGATGAAGTTGGTTGAAGATGTTGTAAAGATTTATAGAAACTATGATATTAAGACAGAGGTTATAGTTGCATCTATAAGGCACCCATGGCATGTCTTAGAGGCTGCAAAAATAGGGGCAGATATTGCAACAATGCCACCAGCAGTTATGGACAAATTGTTTAATCACCCACTAACAGACATTGGTTTAGAGAGATTCTTAAAGGATTGGGATGAATATTTAAAAAGTAGGAAATAA
- a CDS encoding hydantoinase/oxoprolinase family protein has product MAMSYRVGIDIGGTFTDLVYFDEDSREFKVVKVPTTPKSPAIGAINAIETAKIPYDKIDILIHATTLGTNMFLGQEHLNPPKIALITTKGFRDVIEIGRQRRPKLYDLFFEKPKPLIKRRDRYEVEERIDANGNIIIPLNEEELQKIAEIIKKRGYEVVVISFLHSYKTPIHEKKAKEIIKNLCPNVDVITSHEINPEYKEYERTSTTVVNAYLKPLMSKYLKSFISSLKNNGFNGKFYVMQSSGGISNIKYATERPAAFIESGPAAGAIAVAYFSKILNDNKVIGFDMGGTTAKASTIINNSPLVTNEYEVGGEVHAGRLIKGSGYPVRFPFIDLAEVSAGGGTIAWVDEGNALRVGPISAGADPGPVCYGKGNDKPTITDANLILGRLGEKLSGGLLTLRKDLAEKAISKLAEKIGESVEETAYGIIRLANTTMAKALRIVTVERGYDPRDFVMYVFGGAGPLHGVELAEEMEIKSILIPPSCGVFSALGLLLADCRVDKVKSILKDINEVDEEEIEEIFIELIEEGIKEVEGFEEIKIVKQIDVRYKGQSYELTIPWTGDLKELADNFHKKHEAVYKFSSLEEEIELVNARVTIIGLLTKPEIKCSEVKEYTPKPESYRKVYFSSGWEETAVYNRDKLKPGAIFEGPAIVEEYDSTIVIPPDYMAFVDKYECLRIEKL; this is encoded by the coding sequence ATGGCTATGAGCTATAGAGTGGGGATTGATATAGGAGGAACATTTACAGACCTCGTTTATTTTGATGAAGATAGCAGAGAGTTTAAGGTAGTTAAAGTTCCAACAACTCCAAAGAGTCCGGCTATTGGAGCAATAAATGCAATAGAAACAGCTAAAATACCTTATGATAAGATAGATATTTTAATCCATGCAACAACCTTAGGAACAAACATGTTCTTAGGGCAAGAGCATCTAAACCCTCCAAAAATTGCACTAATTACAACAAAAGGATTTAGGGATGTTATTGAAATTGGTAGGCAGAGAAGACCTAAGCTGTATGATTTATTCTTTGAAAAACCTAAGCCATTAATAAAGAGGAGAGATAGATATGAGGTTGAAGAGAGAATAGATGCAAATGGAAATATAATCATCCCATTAAATGAAGAAGAATTGCAAAAAATAGCTGAGATAATTAAAAAAAGAGGTTATGAAGTAGTTGTTATCTCTTTTTTACATAGCTATAAGACTCCAATTCATGAAAAGAAGGCAAAGGAAATAATAAAAAATCTCTGCCCTAATGTGGATGTTATAACCTCTCATGAAATTAATCCTGAATATAAAGAGTATGAGAGGACAAGCACAACTGTAGTTAATGCATATCTAAAGCCATTAATGTCAAAGTATCTAAAGAGCTTTATAAGCTCTTTAAAAAATAACGGCTTTAATGGGAAATTTTATGTTATGCAGAGTAGTGGAGGCATCTCTAACATAAAATATGCCACTGAAAGACCAGCGGCATTTATTGAATCCGGTCCAGCGGCTGGGGCTATTGCAGTTGCCTATTTCTCAAAGATTTTAAATGATAACAAAGTTATAGGCTTTGATATGGGTGGAACAACTGCCAAGGCATCAACTATAATTAATAACTCTCCTTTAGTAACAAATGAGTATGAAGTTGGAGGAGAGGTTCATGCTGGAAGATTAATTAAAGGCTCTGGTTATCCAGTTAGATTTCCATTTATTGATTTGGCTGAGGTTAGTGCTGGGGGAGGGACAATAGCTTGGGTTGATGAAGGTAACGCCTTAAGAGTCGGCCCAATAAGTGCTGGAGCTGACCCTGGGCCTGTTTGTTATGGAAAAGGAAATGATAAGCCAACAATAACGGATGCAAACTTAATCCTTGGTAGATTGGGAGAAAAGCTTAGTGGAGGATTATTAACATTAAGAAAAGATTTAGCTGAGAAGGCGATATCAAAATTGGCAGAGAAGATTGGAGAGAGTGTTGAAGAAACTGCCTATGGAATAATAAGGTTAGCAAACACAACCATGGCAAAGGCATTAAGAATAGTTACTGTTGAGAGAGGCTATGACCCAAGGGACTTTGTTATGTATGTATTTGGTGGAGCCGGCCCTTTACATGGAGTTGAGTTGGCAGAGGAGATGGAGATTAAATCAATCTTAATTCCTCCTTCATGTGGAGTTTTCTCTGCTTTAGGGCTTTTATTGGCTGATTGTAGAGTTGATAAGGTTAAAAGTATATTAAAAGATATAAATGAAGTTGATGAGGAAGAGATTGAGGAGATATTTATTGAGTTAATAGAGGAGGGAATTAAAGAGGTTGAGGGCTTTGAGGAGATAAAGATAGTTAAGCAGATTGATGTTAGATATAAAGGGCAGTCCTATGAATTAACAATCCCATGGACTGGAGATTTAAAAGAATTGGCAGATAACTTCCACAAAAAACATGAGGCAGTTTATAAGTTTAGTTCTTTAGAGGAGGAGATTGAGTTAGTTAATGCAAGGGTTACAATTATTGGTTTATTGACAAAGCCAGAGATAAAATGCAGTGAAGTTAAAGAATACACACCAAAGCCAGAAAGCTATAGAAAGGTTTATTTCAGTAGTGGATGGGAAGAGACAGCAGTTTATAATAGGGATAAGCTTAAACCAGGAGCTATATTTGAAGGGCCAGCAATTGTTGAGGAGTATGATTCAACTATAGTGATTCCACCAGATTATATGGCTTTTGTTGATAAATATGAATGTTTGAGGATTGAGAAACTTTAA
- a CDS encoding alanine--glyoxylate aminotransferase family protein yields the protein MKLDAVKKLLMIPGPTMVPPEVLNAMAMPVIGHRTKDYGVLLEDTVEKLKKVFMTENDTFVITGSGTAAMDMAISNIIKRGDKVLTIITGNFGERFANIVNAYKGEAIKLEVEWGDMAEPEAVKEILDKYDDIKAVTVVHNETSTGARNPIKEIGEVVKDYDALYIVDTVSSLGGDYVNVDEFNIDICVTGSQKCLAAPPGLAAITVSEKAWEVIKKNDDKVGFYLDLLAYKKYYDEKKQNPYTPSVNLTYALNVALDLVLEEGIENRVKRHERLAKATRAGLEAMGIELFAKERARSVTVTSAKYPEGIEDSKFRGILSDKYNIVVAGGQKHLAGKIFRIGHMGICGEKEILATLACIELTLKELGFEVKESGVEAAKEVLLKE from the coding sequence ATGAAATTGGATGCAGTTAAAAAATTGTTAATGATTCCAGGGCCTACGATGGTTCCACCAGAGGTTTTAAATGCAATGGCAATGCCAGTTATTGGGCATAGAACAAAGGATTATGGAGTTTTGTTAGAAGATACTGTTGAGAAGTTAAAAAAGGTCTTTATGACAGAGAATGACACCTTTGTAATCACTGGTTCAGGAACAGCAGCAATGGATATGGCAATCTCAAATATAATAAAAAGAGGAGATAAGGTCTTAACCATAATCACTGGAAACTTCGGAGAGAGATTTGCAAATATAGTCAATGCATACAAAGGAGAGGCAATTAAATTAGAGGTTGAATGGGGAGATATGGCTGAACCAGAGGCAGTTAAAGAGATATTAGATAAATATGATGATATTAAGGCAGTTACAGTTGTGCATAATGAAACATCAACTGGAGCAAGAAACCCAATAAAGGAGATTGGAGAAGTTGTTAAGGATTATGATGCCTTATACATTGTTGATACTGTCTCATCATTGGGAGGAGATTACGTAAATGTTGATGAATTTAATATAGATATCTGTGTTACAGGCTCACAGAAGTGTTTAGCTGCCCCACCAGGATTGGCGGCAATAACAGTCAGCGAGAAGGCATGGGAAGTCATTAAGAAGAATGATGACAAAGTTGGCTTCTACTTAGATTTACTGGCTTACAAAAAATACTATGATGAAAAGAAGCAAAACCCATACACACCATCAGTTAATTTAACCTATGCTTTAAATGTAGCGTTAGATTTAGTCTTAGAGGAAGGAATTGAGAATAGAGTTAAAAGGCATGAAAGATTGGCTAAGGCAACAAGAGCTGGTTTGGAGGCAATGGGAATAGAGTTGTTTGCTAAAGAAAGAGCAAGGTCAGTAACAGTTACATCAGCAAAATATCCAGAGGGCATTGAAGACAGCAAATTTAGAGGCATATTAAGCGATAAATATAACATAGTTGTTGCTGGTGGGCAGAAGCACTTAGCTGGTAAGATATTCAGAATTGGACACATGGGAATCTGTGGAGAAAAAGAGATCTTAGCAACATTGGCTTGTATAGAGCTAACTTTAAAAGAGCTTGGATTTGAGGTTAAAGAGAGTGGTGTAGAAGCTGCAAAAGAAGTTTTACTAAAAGAATAA
- a CDS encoding hydantoinase B/oxoprolinase family protein, producing MDKITVEVIKSSTSYIAEEMGIVLRNTAYSPNIKDRLDFSCAILSSDGELIAQAEHIPVHLGSMAIGVKNAIDYIEKEDIEIEKDDIIILNDPYIAGTHLNDITLLKPIFYNDKIIGYVANKAHHVDVGGYAPGSISSSVKELYHEGLIIPPTKLVINGNLNKQLLNLITSNVRVPKFTIGDLKAQISSLNIGVERILKLIEKYGDKEVIEAWKKSLDYSETYLKSKIKDISCVCEAVDYLEYKDKLININVRVEINKGRITVDFTGTHRQLDAPLNAVYGVTVASTSFAIKAVIDPDLPMNHGIFRVLNIMAPEETVVNPKKPAPVSVGNVETSQRIVDVIFKALYHEFPDRVPAASNGSMNNVIIGGKGWAFYETIGGGFGGRNGKDGVDGVHANMTNTLNTPIEVIENEYPIMILEYSLREDSGGAGKYRGGLGIRRVYKMLSDCMLSIIAERIKIAPWGVNNGYSGACGEHYVIKEGRKIPLSGKDTLYLSCGDVVEINTPGGGGYGSPYERDINLILEDVKDGKISVESAYRDYKVKIVKKDDDFVVDIEETKKLRSL from the coding sequence ATGGACAAAATTACTGTTGAAGTTATTAAAAGCTCAACCTCCTATATTGCAGAGGAGATGGGGATTGTTTTAAGAAATACAGCTTACTCTCCAAATATTAAGGATAGGTTGGATTTTAGCTGTGCTATTTTATCATCAGATGGAGAGCTGATAGCTCAAGCTGAACACATTCCAGTGCATTTGGGAAGCATGGCTATTGGAGTTAAAAATGCTATTGACTATATAGAAAAAGAAGATATAGAGATTGAGAAGGATGATATAATTATCCTTAACGACCCATACATAGCTGGAACTCATCTAAATGACATCACTTTATTAAAACCAATATTTTATAACGATAAAATTATTGGATACGTGGCAAATAAAGCTCATCATGTAGATGTTGGTGGCTATGCTCCCGGAAGTATAAGTAGTAGTGTGAAAGAGCTTTATCATGAAGGTTTGATAATTCCTCCAACAAAACTTGTTATAAACGGAAATCTAAACAAACAACTCTTAAATTTAATAACATCAAATGTTAGAGTGCCGAAATTTACAATTGGTGATTTAAAAGCCCAAATATCATCATTGAACATTGGTGTTGAGAGAATCTTAAAATTAATTGAAAAGTATGGAGATAAAGAAGTTATAGAGGCATGGAAGAAGAGCTTAGACTACTCTGAGACATATTTAAAATCAAAGATTAAGGACATTAGCTGTGTATGTGAGGCAGTTGATTATCTTGAATATAAGGATAAATTGATAAACATAAATGTGAGAGTTGAGATAAATAAGGGCAGAATAACAGTTGATTTCACTGGAACGCATAGACAGTTAGATGCTCCATTAAATGCTGTTTATGGTGTTACAGTAGCATCAACATCCTTTGCAATAAAAGCAGTTATAGACCCAGATTTACCAATGAATCATGGTATTTTTAGAGTTTTAAATATCATGGCTCCAGAGGAAACAGTTGTTAATCCAAAGAAACCAGCTCCAGTTTCTGTTGGTAATGTTGAAACCTCCCAAAGAATCGTAGATGTGATATTTAAAGCCCTTTATCATGAATTCCCAGATAGAGTGCCAGCGGCATCAAACGGAAGTATGAATAATGTTATTATTGGAGGAAAAGGATGGGCATTCTATGAAACAATTGGAGGAGGTTTTGGAGGAAGAAATGGCAAAGATGGAGTTGATGGAGTTCATGCAAATATGACCAACACTCTAAACACTCCAATTGAAGTTATAGAGAACGAGTATCCAATAATGATTCTTGAATACTCTCTAAGAGAAGATTCTGGGGGGGCTGGAAAGTATAGGGGAGGTTTAGGTATAAGGAGGGTTTATAAAATGCTATCCGACTGCATGCTCTCCATAATTGCTGAGAGAATTAAAATTGCTCCTTGGGGAGTTAATAATGGCTATAGTGGAGCTTGTGGAGAGCATTATGTTATAAAAGAGGGTAGAAAAATACCCTTATCTGGAAAGGACACTTTATATTTAAGTTGTGGAGATGTTGTTGAGATAAACACTCCCGGTGGTGGGGGCTATGGCTCTCCTTATGAAAGAGATATAAATTTAATCTTAGAGGATGTTAAAGATGGGAAAATATCTGTTGAATCAGCATATAGAGATTATAAAGTAAAAATTGTTAAAAAAGATGATGATTTTGTTGTTGATATTGAAGAAACAAAAAAGTTAAGAAGTTTGTGA
- the hisC gene encoding histidinol-phosphate transaminase: MIENKVREAVKKLKPYVPGKSKEEIARAYGINPEEIIKLGSNENPWGASPKIKEEILKEIDKIHQYPEPVNPVLMEELSNFLGVGKENIIVGGDGADEVIDAIFRTFVDDGDEVIIPIPTFTQYRISATIHNAKIKYAKYDKEKDFKLDVESILSNITDKTKVIFLCTPNNPTGNIIENKDIEKIINETDALVVIDHAYIEYAKKEYDWTQKAPEYDNVIVLRTFSKVFGLAGMRIGYGVANKKIIDYMMRVKPVFSLTRLSQICAITALRDKEFFERCVRDGIKSREMLYNGLKRFKDIKVYPSEANYLLVELKTMKAKEFCEELLKRGVIVRDCTSFDGLGDNYVRVSIGTFEEVEKFLKILGEIIS, translated from the coding sequence ATGATAGAAAATAAAGTAAGAGAGGCGGTTAAAAAACTAAAACCCTATGTTCCTGGAAAATCAAAGGAAGAGATAGCAAGAGCTTATGGAATAAATCCAGAAGAGATTATAAAGCTTGGTTCTAACGAAAATCCTTGGGGAGCATCACCAAAAATAAAAGAAGAGATACTAAAGGAAATTGATAAAATTCACCAATACCCAGAGCCAGTAAATCCAGTTTTAATGGAGGAGTTGAGCAATTTCTTAGGTGTAGGTAAAGAAAACATCATAGTAGGAGGAGATGGAGCTGATGAAGTTATAGATGCAATATTTAGAACGTTTGTTGATGATGGAGATGAGGTTATAATCCCAATTCCTACCTTCACTCAATACAGAATTTCAGCAACAATTCACAACGCTAAAATAAAATACGCCAAATATGATAAAGAGAAAGACTTTAAATTGGATGTTGAGAGCATCCTATCTAATATAACAGATAAAACTAAAGTTATCTTCCTCTGCACTCCAAACAATCCAACTGGGAATATAATTGAAAATAAAGATATAGAGAAGATTATTAATGAGACAGACGCCTTGGTTGTTATAGACCATGCATACATTGAGTATGCCAAAAAAGAATACGATTGGACGCAAAAAGCTCCTGAATATGATAATGTCATTGTTTTGAGGACATTCTCAAAAGTATTTGGCTTAGCTGGGATGAGAATAGGCTATGGAGTAGCAAACAAAAAAATCATTGACTACATGATGAGGGTTAAGCCAGTATTTAGCTTAACAAGGTTGAGCCAGATTTGTGCCATAACTGCTCTAAGAGATAAAGAGTTCTTTGAGAGATGTGTTAGAGATGGAATAAAAAGTAGAGAAATGCTCTATAATGGGCTTAAGAGATTTAAGGACATTAAAGTTTATCCTTCAGAGGCAAATTATTTACTGGTTGAATTAAAGACCATGAAAGCAAAGGAATTTTGTGAAGAGTTGTTAAAAAGAGGCGTTATTGTTAGAGATTGCACATCCTTTGATGGTTTAGGGGATAACTATGTTAGAGTATCAATAGGAACATTTGAAGAGGTTGAGAAATTTTTAAAGATTTTAGGGGAGATTATAAGCTAA
- the cobA gene encoding uroporphyrinogen-III C-methyltransferase codes for MTGKVILVGAGPGDPELITIKGLKAIKQADVIVYDDLISKELLNYAKEDAELIYVGKRKGKHSFKQEEINKILVDKAKEGKLVVRLKGGDPFVFGRGGEEILELKKHNIPYEVVPGITSAIAVPEVAGIPVTHRKVATSFTVVTGHEAEDKKEKQVDLSKLNADTIVILMGITNLENLVKELLQNPKRSKDTPVAIIMEGTTENQRVIKGTLGDIVEKAKKEGAKPPGVIVVGDVVNVLDSQ; via the coding sequence ATGACTGGCAAAGTTATCTTAGTAGGAGCTGGGCCTGGAGATCCAGAGTTGATAACAATAAAGGGCTTAAAAGCTATAAAACAGGCGGATGTTATTGTTTATGATGATTTAATATCAAAAGAGTTGTTAAATTATGCTAAAGAAGATGCTGAATTAATTTATGTCGGAAAAAGAAAGGGAAAACATTCATTTAAGCAGGAAGAGATTAATAAAATATTAGTAGATAAGGCAAAAGAAGGAAAGTTAGTTGTTAGATTAAAAGGTGGAGACCCGTTTGTTTTTGGTAGAGGTGGAGAGGAGATATTAGAGCTGAAAAAGCATAATATACCTTATGAAGTAGTTCCGGGTATAACGTCAGCTATAGCAGTTCCAGAGGTTGCTGGAATTCCAGTAACCCATAGAAAGGTAGCCACTTCCTTTACAGTAGTTACTGGACATGAGGCAGAGGATAAAAAAGAGAAACAGGTTGATTTGAGTAAATTAAATGCAGATACTATTGTAATTTTAATGGGAATAACTAATTTGGAAAATTTGGTTAAAGAGTTGTTGCAAAACCCAAAGAGAAGCAAAGATACACCAGTAGCAATTATTATGGAAGGAACTACAGAGAATCAGAGAGTTATAAAAGGAACTTTGGGAGATATTGTTGAAAAGGCAAAGAAAGAAGGAGCCAAACCACCGGGAGTTATAGTTGTTGGTGATGTTGTTAATGTGTTGGATAGTCAATAA
- a CDS encoding ribonuclease P protein component 4, protein MKKFLEKKIKKIAYERIDILMSLAEEEAKKGNWERAKRYVYLARRIAMKMRIRFPKKWKRRICKKCGTFLLYGRNARVRVKSKRYPHVVITCLECGAIYRIPMIREKKEKRKKKLEERLKAKSNSQTS, encoded by the coding sequence ATGAAAAAGTTTTTAGAAAAGAAAATAAAGAAGATAGCTTATGAAAGAATTGATATATTGATGAGCTTAGCAGAAGAAGAAGCAAAGAAAGGAAATTGGGAGAGAGCTAAGAGATATGTGTATTTAGCAAGAAGAATAGCCATGAAGATGAGAATAAGATTCCCTAAAAAATGGAAAAGGAGGATATGCAAAAAATGCGGAACTTTTTTGTTGTATGGAAGGAATGCAAGAGTTAGAGTTAAAAGCAAAAGGTATCCTCATGTTGTTATAACCTGCTTAGAATGTGGGGCAATATATAGGATACCAATGATTAGGGAGAAGAAAGAGAAAAGAAAGAAAAAATTAGAAGAAAGATTAAAAGCAAAATCAAATTCACAAACTTCTTAA
- a CDS encoding minichromosome maintenance protein MCM — translation MANFDEEVFRAYYEHKIKSFIKEELSKNLIKGNIFEFDIEKFLMHFPDACEVNDIIVERPKEVEEIILDIFKEAYVELFGEDKELEKIQIAFKNPKGCEKLIEEISAEDINKLVKFEGNILQAGKVNALLKKAVYYCNKRIKDENNNFLCKYTYTPCNGCIEIEIDDYFSEGEFIKDMLSPRDVRKILENKKVWDKLVEKGKIPRCVDLKENDEIFKEKLKEIKFILDEYDSVYVNIQEMEIQQPIDLMKNPEEPARSIRVFLENTPGIYAGRVNVVGRVMKREYRQNLPIYKIYIKSNYIKISESYNKIEVKDILRNEELIETLNELGKKKNIIDMLSNFLISQIKGYELVKKAIFLQQIKGAFKFLPDGTPLRRDSHILLITDPGIGKTTMLRRIARLFPQNAYASVTTATGGGLTAIVTREATEIGDGWVVKPGVFVRANEGTACIDELTVDKNVMKYILEAMESQTIHVNKGGINVKLPARCAVLAACNPKRGRFDRNLTVIEQIDIPAPLLSRFDLIFPLMDKPNRKGDEEIAEHILNTHIETATKDYKILGAIDIDGITVDEKLLKYYIIYARSCAYIEENQDLYLGEFDETKLIMPYLTESAKKKIKKYYLEMRKLGEGDNPIPITARQLEAIIRIAEMHAKARLSDKVEDIDAEVAINIIDECLKQVAYDPETGTLDLDKIAGTPKSRRDKMDAVLNIIREIVNLRDDGLAPEEEIYEKAMEIGLSEKDVNDALEYLKKAGDIYNPRYGFWGLL, via the coding sequence ATGGCAAATTTTGATGAAGAAGTTTTTAGGGCGTATTATGAGCATAAAATAAAGAGCTTTATAAAAGAAGAGTTATCTAAAAATTTAATTAAAGGAAATATCTTCGAATTTGACATAGAGAAATTTTTAATGCACTTTCCAGATGCGTGTGAAGTTAATGACATAATAGTTGAGAGACCAAAAGAAGTTGAAGAGATAATATTAGATATATTTAAAGAAGCTTATGTTGAGCTATTTGGAGAGGATAAAGAGTTAGAAAAGATACAAATTGCCTTTAAAAATCCAAAAGGTTGTGAAAAATTAATTGAAGAGATTTCTGCTGAAGATATTAATAAATTGGTTAAATTTGAAGGAAATATATTGCAGGCAGGAAAAGTTAATGCACTTTTAAAAAAAGCAGTATATTATTGTAATAAAAGAATAAAAGATGAAAATAACAATTTTTTATGTAAATACACTTATACTCCATGTAATGGATGTATTGAAATTGAGATTGATGACTACTTTAGTGAAGGAGAATTTATTAAGGATATGTTGTCTCCAAGAGATGTTAGAAAAATTTTAGAAAATAAAAAAGTTTGGGATAAGTTGGTAGAAAAAGGGAAAATCCCAAGATGTGTAGATTTAAAGGAAAATGATGAAATTTTTAAAGAAAAACTAAAAGAGATAAAGTTTATTTTGGATGAATACGACTCAGTGTATGTGAATATTCAAGAGATGGAGATTCAACAGCCAATTGATTTAATGAAAAATCCTGAAGAGCCAGCAAGAAGTATTAGAGTTTTCTTAGAAAACACTCCAGGGATATATGCAGGGAGAGTAAATGTCGTAGGAAGAGTTATGAAGAGAGAATACAGGCAGAATCTCCCAATCTATAAAATATACATTAAAAGTAATTATATTAAAATTTCTGAAAGTTACAATAAAATCGAAGTTAAAGATATACTAAGAAACGAGGAACTTATAGAGACACTAAACGAATTAGGTAAGAAGAAAAATATCATTGATATGCTATCTAACTTTTTAATCTCCCAGATAAAAGGTTATGAATTGGTTAAAAAAGCAATATTCCTTCAACAAATTAAAGGAGCTTTTAAATTCTTACCAGATGGAACTCCTTTAAGGAGAGATAGTCATATTTTATTAATCACAGACCCGGGGATTGGTAAAACCACAATGCTTAGAAGAATAGCAAGATTATTCCCACAAAATGCTTATGCATCTGTAACTACTGCAACTGGAGGAGGTTTAACTGCTATAGTAACAAGAGAAGCTACGGAGATTGGAGATGGATGGGTTGTTAAGCCGGGAGTATTTGTTAGGGCAAATGAAGGAACTGCGTGTATAGATGAGCTAACCGTTGATAAAAATGTGATGAAATACATCTTAGAGGCTATGGAGAGCCAGACAATCCATGTCAATAAAGGAGGAATTAACGTTAAACTCCCAGCAAGATGTGCAGTTTTAGCTGCATGTAACCCAAAAAGAGGAAGATTCGACAGGAATTTAACTGTTATAGAACAGATAGATATTCCAGCTCCATTACTCAGCAGATTTGATTTGATATTTCCATTAATGGATAAGCCAAATAGAAAGGGAGATGAGGAGATAGCTGAGCATATTTTAAATACTCACATTGAAACTGCTACCAAAGATTATAAGATTTTAGGAGCTATTGATATTGACGGCATAACGGTAGATGAGAAGCTTTTAAAATATTATATTATATATGCAAGGAGTTGTGCATACATAGAGGAGAATCAAGATTTATACTTAGGAGAGTTTGATGAGACAAAGCTTATTATGCCATATTTAACTGAAAGTGCCAAGAAGAAGATTAAAAAATACTACTTAGAGATGAGGAAGTTGGGAGAGGGAGACAATCCAATACCAATAACTGCAAGGCAGTTGGAGGCAATTATTAGAATTGCTGAGATGCATGCAAAGGCAAGATTATCAGATAAGGTTGAAGATATCGATGCAGAAGTGGCAATAAACATTATTGATGAATGCTTAAAGCAAGTTGCCTATGACCCAGAGACTGGAACTTTAGATTTGGATAAGATAGCTGGAACTCCAAAATCAAGAAGAGATAAGATGGATGCTGTCCTCAACATTATTAGGGAGATTGTTAACTTAAGAGATGATGGCTTAGCACCAGAAGAGGAAATATACGAGAAGGCAATGGAGATTGGGTTATCTGAAAAGGATGTTAATGATGCCTTAGAATATTTAAAGAAGGCTGGGGATATATACAATCCAAGATATGGATTCTGGGGTTTATTATGA